The window GATAAAGTCATGCAGATTAAAAACAACTATAATCTAGCATGGCAGATCAAAAACAGTTATCAGTATACCATTGACGAAGGTTTAGGTGTTTTTAATGGGGATATTGGTAAGATCATTGAAATTAATGCTTATAGTAACAAAGTGAAGGTGCAATTTGAGGATAACAAAGTGGTGCAATATGAGTATGCTGGACTAGAGGAATTAGAGTTAGCCTATGCGGTAACCATTCATAAATCCCAAGGTAGTGAGTATCCTGTGGTGGTAATTCCCCTTCTTACAGGTCCATCCATGCTCCTTATAAGGAACCTTTTATATACAGCTGTTACAAGAGCCAAGAAGTATGTGGTCATTGTGGGACTGGATTCAACAATCTATCAGATGATTGATAATGATAAAGAAATTGAGCGGTATACAACTTTGAAATTGCGTATACAGGAGATATTTGATACCATGGCTGAAGTTCAAGTTATAGAATAATAAAGGGAATAAGTAATAACTGACATGTATAACGTTAGATTTAATGCACAAGTAGATGATGAGGAATTCTTGTTAAAGGAAGGTCGATATGTTGTTTCGAGAGATAGGCAAAGGTTTATTGGATATTGTTTATCCTAAGCGTTGTCCCATGTGCTTGGAGGTTATACCCATTCATGAAGAAGAAGCTATCTGTTCTGCATGCGTGGATGGTTTACCTTATATCAGTGAGCCTCGATGTGAAAAATGCAGCAAACCCGTTTTTGACCAAGATGTAGCTCTTTGTTTTGATTGTTCCAAATCCGAGCATTATTATAGGAAGGGATGGGCATTGTGGCTATATGAAGGTAAGGTTAGACAAGCCCTTTATCGCTTGAAAAATAATAATAATAAAAATAATGGTAGAATTTTCGCGAAAGAAGTAGTAACATTATATTATAGAGATATTATTCACGCTAGTATCGACATGATTATACCTGTACCATTACATCCAAAGAAATACAAGAAGAGAGGGTATAATCAAGCGAAGATTATTGCAGATGCTGTTAGTGAAGCTATGGATATACCGTGTGAAGACGGGTGTCTTATAAGAACCATGAACACACAACCTCAGAAACATTTATCCGATCTGGGTCGTATTGAAAATATGCAAAAAGCTTTTCAAGTTATTGAACCAGCATGTATTGATAATAAACGCATTCTTTTGTGTGATGATATCTATACCACCGGCAGTACCATTAATGGCTGTGCAAAAGCATTATTGAGACATGGAGCCAGTGAAGTGTATTTTATTACCCTTGCTATAGGGAAAGGTTTTTGAGAGAAAACCATGAACATGATTGTTTAAGATGTCAGGTAAGTGCTATCTTCAGTAATTAGCAAATGTTTGACACATAATTCTATGGAGGTGTTTTATATGAATGTAAGAAACTGTGTAAAATGCGGCAAGATATTTAATTATATAACAGGTCCACCTATATGCCCCACATGTAAAAGTGAGTTAGAAGAACGATTCCAGATAACAAAGCGTTATATTCGGGATAACCCTCACGCAAATATTGCTGAGATATCTGAAGAGTGTGATGTATCCATCAAGATGATTCACCAATGGGTGCGCGAAGAACGATTGATTTTTTCAGAAGACTCCCCTATTGGTATTTCCTGTGAGATATGTGATACAAGTATTCGAACAGGCCGTTTTTGCGATGTTTGTAAAGCTGATATCCAACATAATCTTGGTGGCGCATATGATAATAAGGAAGCCATTGAAAATTTTAAGAGATCCAGAGGCAAAAAAGAAGAAATGCGATTCTTAAACAGAGATAGAGATTAACAATTGTACATATAATAAAGGAAATGGCAGAGATGATGTCTCTGCTTTTTTTATTCTATTTTTACTAAATAATATAGATAACAATGCCGATAGTATTATTGAACCGCATAAGAACAATAAGAGAAATAGATGATGTGGACTTAAAATGGATATTAACGGACATGATTTCATATGACTAGAAATAGAGAGGTTATGAAGAATATCAATAAAAAGATAAAGAGAGGAAGGCGTCATATCATGAGAATTAATGGGATAAAGAATATGAACAATGCTTATAAAGCAAATAGGGCCAATAGAACATCACAAACTTCAAAAATAAAAAAAGAGAAAGATTCTGTAGCTATATCAGATCTAGCAAAAGATTTACAAATTGCAAAAAAGGCTGTTAAGAAAGCCCCTGATATCCGACAAAATAAAGTAGATGCCATTAAAAAACGTATCCAGTCTGGTACTTATAATGTCAATGCAAAAGAAGTTGCTGATAAAATAATGGAACATTATTTTGACCATCGAGGATAAGGATTAAGCTTGGTATTGAAGGGGGATAAGCATGGCTAGCTTAATAGAAGATCTTATTAAGAGCTTATATGAAGAAAAAGAATGTTATGAAGAACTGTTAGTCATCGGTCAGGAGAAAACGAAGGTTATTGTTGAAGGAGATGCATCAACTCTTGTGGAACTCACAAAGAAGGAGCAAGAATTCGTATCTCGCGTTATTGGACTTGATAAAAAACGCACAGGTATAATTGAAGATATAGCTTTAGTGACCAATAAAGATGCCAACCAGTTAACCATCAGTCATCTGGCAGAATTACTGATCAATGAAAAAGAAGAGCATGAACAGTTAGTGACTTTAAAAGATAGCATTAAAGAAGTAGTAGAAGCTTTTAAGACGGTGAATGACAGAAATAAAATTTTATTACAAGAATCCTTGGATTATATAGATTTTACAATGAATGCTATTCAAAGTGTCAATGCGATTGCCAACGCAAACTATCAATCAGAAGGTAATACGTATAACCATGCCGATAGCAAACGACTATTTGATGCCAAACAATAAGTAGTAGAATAAGATAGTACAACAGATAAGAGGTGGAGTACATGTCATCCATAAGCAGCCTTTCAAGGGCGTTTTCAGGATTACAAGCAAGTCAGCAAGCATTACAGACAACATCGCATAATCTCAGTAATGTAAATACACCGGGATATGTAAGGCAGCAGGTGTTGATGAAAGATGCAACATATTTAAAGGTGGGTTATAGCGGCAACAATCCTCTCATGGTAGGTCTAGGAACAGATATTCAAGCTATCCGTCAAGTAAGGGATATGTTTTTAGATGCAGCCTATCGTGAAGAGTCAAGCAGACATGGTTTTTATGCTGGTGAATATGATGCCATTAATGAGATTGAGACCATATTGGGTGAGACAGAAGGTGAGGGCATGAGTAAATTATTGACAAAACTCTATTCTGCCATTAATGGTCTGTCTACAGGTCTTGATACATTAGAAAATAGAGGTGTTTTTGTTCAAACAGCTGTTCAATTCGTTAATAAAGCGAATCTCATCATGGAACAGCTTCAAGAATACCAGCTTAATCTCAACCAGCAGGTCAAAGACAAAGTCAATGCAATCAATCAGCTAGGTGAAGAAATACGTCAATTGAATGAGCAAATTGTGAAATATGAATCCAATGGGGATCATGCCAACGATTATCGAGATGCAAGAAACTTGGCATTGGATAAACTATCAAGTATGATTAACATCTCCTATTCGGAAGATAAGGTTGGTAATGTTTTAGTTAAAGCTGAGGGGATGGATTTTGTCACCATAGGTGGGGTGACGAAGATGGGTGTCAGACAAACAACCGCTAAGAGCTTGATGGTGGATCCCATATGGGAAGATTACAATATGGATGTCTACAACCTTGATGAAGAGGTATCTCCTGCAAAAGGCAATGACCGAGGGGAGTTAAAAGGACTATTATTAGCTAGAGGTTCAAGATCAGCTACATGGATTGATACGGATGATCCAGTTATCTATGAAAATGAGATAAAACCCTCGTTGATTATGTCAGCTCAAGCTAATTTTGATAAATTGGTGCATGCGGTGGTAACGACCATCAATGATATTGTTGCACCAAAAACTCAAAGTGCTAACTCGCCTTGGGGACTAGATAAAACAAGTCAGCATATTGAGATTTTTAAACGGAAGAATATGGATCGTTATACGGGCACGACAGTTAATGCTGAAGTAGCAAGTAACTATGCTTCCTTATATACAGCAGGCAATATAGAAATCAATCCAGAAGTTCTGAATGATTACAATAAAATTTGTATATCAAAAGAAAAGAATGGTCCTGGTAACAACGCATCCATTCAAGAGATTAA is drawn from Vallitalea pronyensis and contains these coding sequences:
- a CDS encoding ComF family protein, producing the protein MLFREIGKGLLDIVYPKRCPMCLEVIPIHEEEAICSACVDGLPYISEPRCEKCSKPVFDQDVALCFDCSKSEHYYRKGWALWLYEGKVRQALYRLKNNNNKNNGRIFAKEVVTLYYRDIIHASIDMIIPVPLHPKKYKKRGYNQAKIIADAVSEAMDIPCEDGCLIRTMNTQPQKHLSDLGRIENMQKAFQVIEPACIDNKRILLCDDIYTTGSTINGCAKALLRHGASEVYFITLAIGKGF
- a CDS encoding flagellar protein is translated as MNVRNCVKCGKIFNYITGPPICPTCKSELEERFQITKRYIRDNPHANIAEISEECDVSIKMIHQWVREERLIFSEDSPIGISCEICDTSIRTGRFCDVCKADIQHNLGGAYDNKEAIENFKRSRGKKEEMRFLNRDRD
- the flgM gene encoding flagellar biosynthesis anti-sigma factor FlgM is translated as MTRNREVMKNINKKIKRGRRHIMRINGIKNMNNAYKANRANRTSQTSKIKKEKDSVAISDLAKDLQIAKKAVKKAPDIRQNKVDAIKKRIQSGTYNVNAKEVADKIMEHYFDHRG
- a CDS encoding flagellar protein FlgN, yielding MASLIEDLIKSLYEEKECYEELLVIGQEKTKVIVEGDASTLVELTKKEQEFVSRVIGLDKKRTGIIEDIALVTNKDANQLTISHLAELLINEKEEHEQLVTLKDSIKEVVEAFKTVNDRNKILLQESLDYIDFTMNAIQSVNAIANANYQSEGNTYNHADSKRLFDAKQ
- the flgK gene encoding flagellar hook-associated protein FlgK, with protein sequence MSSISSLSRAFSGLQASQQALQTTSHNLSNVNTPGYVRQQVLMKDATYLKVGYSGNNPLMVGLGTDIQAIRQVRDMFLDAAYREESSRHGFYAGEYDAINEIETILGETEGEGMSKLLTKLYSAINGLSTGLDTLENRGVFVQTAVQFVNKANLIMEQLQEYQLNLNQQVKDKVNAINQLGEEIRQLNEQIVKYESNGDHANDYRDARNLALDKLSSMINISYSEDKVGNVLVKAEGMDFVTIGGVTKMGVRQTTAKSLMVDPIWEDYNMDVYNLDEEVSPAKGNDRGELKGLLLARGSRSATWIDTDDPVIYENEIKPSLIMSAQANFDKLVHAVVTTINDIVAPKTQSANSPWGLDKTSQHIEIFKRKNMDRYTGTTVNAEVASNYASLYTAGNIEINPEVLNDYNKICISKEKNGPGNNASIQEIKDKWAEAFIEEEPGSPTKLNIDEYYKSFIGDVGNRGNVVIKHMENQQLLVAQIENKRSSLMGVSSDEELGNMMKYQHAYNASARVVTTVDSMLETIIKQLGLVGR